The stretch of DNA AGAATCCAGGGGACCCTCAAGCAGCAGAAATATTCAAGGAGATCAACACAGCCCACTCCGTACTGAGTGACCCTAAGAAGCGGCAAATTTACAACCGGCATGGCTCattgggaatatatatatacgaCCACTTTGGCGAAGAAGGCGTCACATACTATTTTACGCTGAATAGCTGTTGGTTCAAGGTACACAATTCTTCCTAGTCTCTTAAGAATAAGGAAGCAGGGGCAACCCTCCACTCTTAGGACAGCTAATCCCCCTCTCCTAGGGCACATGCTTCTGTTGTCTCATATAGCAGGTGCTGGAAGGATTGAGGGAGGGGAGCTTGAATGGAAATACACAAGAGCTGCCGGATTGAAGCCATTCTTTCCCACCTTTTAGACGCTTGTCCTCCTGTGTGCTCTGCttacctgctgctgctgctgctgctgctgctgcttttgctgTGGAACACTTAAGCCACCACCCGAGGAAGCAGCTAAGAAAAAATATGAGCCGAATGTCCAGAATCAGCCTCCAAGGCCAGGTGAGAACCACAGGCAGGGACTGGGATGAGAGCTGGAATAGGGATGCAGGAAATGGTTGGGGGTGAAACTGTGAACTCCCAACTATGGGAGCCTCAAGTCAGTATTGGGGCAaagtgaagaaagagaaggggataCACTTGGTTTCTGTTTGTTCGTGCCACACACTGACAGTTTGAATGTGATGTTGGCCTCCTATGACTGTTAAGCTTAATGAATGGGGTGGAAGTTAAGGAAAAGAATGGGGTGGGAGACTGTGCCTAGAAAAGGCAGTAGTCGAAGACAAGTTAGAGGATGCAGTTCTTTGCATTTACTCAAGAGAAAGGTAAAGTGCCTGAGATTATCCCCCTTATTCACACTAGTGCCACCTAGTGATGTGAATGCATAACTGCAAGGTAACCATTCTTTCACCAGTGGACTAAAAACTTGTTACTAAATATGTGTTTTTCAAATTCCATCACAGGACACAGAGAACATTTTAGAAGAGGGGAAGATAATTCTAGTGATGATAATTattaaaagatgaagaagagTGAGGTATGAAAACTGAAATGGAGCAATAATTAAAGGGTAAGAAAGAAAAGGTTAGACACTAACTTCAGATGAGTCATTAGTGGAAAGTTTATATCTTTATAGTATGGACTACAGGTATTTGTATCCTTACCTATAGGGGGTTGGCTTTAAATTCTGGGTGATCATTCCTTCTGGTTAATAAGATGCCATCTTCTTCTGCCCTTAGGTGCTGACCCAGTGAGTGTGCCTTCTGCTGCCCAGTCCGCTGGACTCGGTGAAGAGAAGAGCAAGTAGCCCTGTCCTGACATTGACCCTGATTTCCCCCTCTACTTGTAAGACTCCCATCTTCAGAAGCATCGATGGCATCCATCCCAGTGAGGATGCCATCTTTGTACTTGATGGTATAACTGACCCTGGCCATACAGGGTCACCCAGCTATTCTTCGTTTTAGCTGCAGTCCCAATTTTAGTCTGTTAGAGAGCAGCCCTCGTATCCCTACCCTTGTGAGGTCTTAGGCAGTGATGACAGTCTTTTCCTGAGCATTCTTTTTCCTGTGCTGTTCTTGGGATTTGAGCCAATGTCAGCTGGTAGGGTCAGCCACTTGCGATATCTCTCTCAGGATCCTGATAGCCAAGCTGGATGGATCCTGTCCTGGAGCTGCTAACCCTTCTTTGTTGCAGTTCTGTGTGCCAAGAACTCTTAGTGTCAGCCACATTCCTAAGCGAGTACACCTTTCTGGGGGCTGGTCTCATCTTTTTCGGTGCCCATGCCTTTGGCATTGCCAGCCTCATTCCATACCACATGAGACAACTCAGGGAAAGTATCAATGCATTTGAGGCTTAGGGGTAGTTTTCCCACCTTTGGATTCTTCCTGGACTGCGGCTGCCAGCATAGCACCCATTAGCAGGGCGCCTGTGAGTTGACTGAAGTTCACACCTCAGTGCCTGCCTGCCTCCGTCCTTTTGACCACATCTTATGCAAGCTCATCACTATATGTTTTGTTCTTAAAACTGGGGCATGAAACGTGTGATAGGGTAAAGATTGCACTTTTACAGACCCTTTCCCTATGTGTGCCTCATCGCACTGTCTCTTTGGTATCCTCATCACACCATTTCTCGTCTATGCAGGGTCAGAGTCTAGTAACTCCTCAAACTTCTCTCTCCTGACTGGGAGAGGGGCTAAGGGATGTCAGTGAATAAAAGAGCTTTTGTCCAATCCCAGTGCATATGTTGGGCCCCAAAAAGACAAATTGTGCCTGGGATAGAGAAGAAGTAGGAGAAAAAGATAGAGGGCCAGTGTGCACATCTGAAACCAGCCTGCCTTGGAGAGCAGGGGTCCAGGACAGCTGTGGAGCTGGGGCAGAGGCTTCCCAGAGCCTTGTGATGATGACTTTGTCAGTGCTCTAAAATTTCCCTGGAGACTGATTCCCCTGGTGCCCGAAATAGGTCCCTGGCATTCAGGTCTTTTCTGCCCTGCTCAGCTACTCTCAATTTCCTAACAAATTAAAAGTCCTTGGAGTGGCTCCAGTGATGTGTTCATGGACCAGAATCCCACACTTTCTCAGGGGCTTGCTCATGAGGTAGTTCCAGGCCCTGGCACACCTGCCAGCTCCAGCCTCCTGGGCTTCTTTTCCTAGGCGGATATAAGAAAGGTCTGGGCAGAACCAAAAATGGGTCCAGAAGTGTTGAACCAGAGCCTCTCCCTCATCTCTGGTGCCCTTGTTCTGAATCACAGGGTTCGGAGGAAGAGGGCCAAGGTCACTGGCTAAGCCTCAGAGGCAGAAACTTTCACTGACTGTAGGTCTGGCAGGATCTTTCCTCCCACCCTGAGCCATGGATGGTACCTCTCATACAGGCCGATTCAGATTCTGTGTCACTGCCCTGGAAGAGGGGCCCAGGCCAGAGCATGGGGGTCAGGGGCTTACAGGAGCCCCCTAAGAGCCCCTTTGCTGTCCTACCTTCTACCATAAGCGGTGAAGCTCACCCCGCCTCTTGCTCAAGGGAGTCACCGTTCCTGAGTGAGTCAGGGTCACTCGGTGACAGCTGTGGCTCGCCTTACATGAGCTAAATTGGGAGCTGGAATGTCACACACAGATGCCCCTTGTTCCCCACCCCCACGTTAAAAAATAATCTCCTTTCTGGGGAGTGAGAGACAAACAGTGCCGCCCATAGAGTGGACAAGAGTGGTTTGggaaacaaaaggagaaattcCCAGGGACAGAACCgttcagggagggagggatagaaaAAGCTACGTGTGCCTGGCTGGGGTACAGAGCAGAGACTCAAGAGAGACACAGAAGTGTCTGAAAACAGCTATTTAAGACAAGGCAAATTGTTAGAGGAAGGGACAGAAGCGATAGCAGAGCTATTTCGGGAGCGAGGGAGCACGAGAATCTGCAGACTGTCTACAGTAAACGAGGAAGGGTCCAGAGGCAGCGAGGGAAGGCCAGGACCAGGGTCAAGGCCAGGGCAGGCACGACTGCTGAGGGGATGAACTTCACAGTGGGTTTCAAGCCACTGCTAGGGGATGCACACAGCATGGACAGCCTGGAGAAGCAGCTCATCTGCCCCATCTGCCTGGAGATGTTCTCCAAACCGGTGGTGATCCTGCCCTGCCAGCACAACCTGTGCCGCAAGTGTGCCAATGACGTCTTCCAGGTGGgccggggcaggggcagggccgggtaaaGCAGTGCAGACTCGTGGGAGACTTCTCATCAGGTCAGCGCTGAGATCCCAGGAGGTGATGGGAGATGGGTTCCATGAGGTGGGTGGTGGCTGTCCTGGCTGAAGTGCAGAAGAAGAGCCAGGGGTCCTAGCAGATCCCAAAGTAAGCATGAGTCAGCAGCTGCTCTGCAGGCTGGCAAGTACAGCCTGTGCATGGACAGCCGCTGGGATGCTGGTATCTAGAGAGGAAAGGAGACCCCCTTAGAAACCGGGAGGGAAGTGATCCTCCACCAGGCTGTGTGACAGTCTGTGCTAGACTCCGCATTCCAGTTTGGAGTTTGAGATTTCGAGAACAATATGGAAAATCTGGAGAAAATAGCAGTGAGataatgaaacatgaaaaaataaactgtgaGAAAGGTCCATGGTGACAGTGAAACTATTTGTATTTAAAGCAAAGCTGAACGCATCCATCTCTGGGGGGGTGGGCAGAGTTAGACAGTGGGCAGGAGACTGGGAATCCTCCCAGCTGAAGTTCACACCTGTGTCCACCTCAGACTGGTCAGTAAAGGGACCTGCTGGTTAAAATGGATTGAGGTCACTTAAGCAGGGAAAAGGCAGAGAATAAATTGTACATCCCCAAAATGTAACCAGTCTTGGCTTATGTGTGGTCATGGAGCAAAgcatagttaatcaagttcacaGATATCATTTTAGCTCAtggtttcaaaaataaaagcacatatcAGAATGGTTTATATAAATGGGTTTTCTTTCTTGCCCTGTGCCCTGGTGTAGGTTCTAGTAACCTGTAAAATGAACAAAGATCAGGGAGAGTGAGGGATAAaggcatgtacacacacacacacacacacacacacacacacacacacccttgcaAATGAAGTAGAAACTCAGAATAGACCAGAGCTGGCTGGCTTAGTCGGCATGGCAGCGATAAGGGACATCGTGAGCACTTAGTCTTCATCTGTATCAGAAATTATGAGGAAATGTGTTGAACACAGTGATTTTCAACTTAACCAAGAAAATGTTTCCCTTTTAAGTTGTTTAGGGGCAGCATGTTTGGGGAAAATAATGGGCTGGCTAATTCAGGTCATTCCACAGCTACGCCCTGTGACCCCCCCTTTGCTGTCTGCCATCTTCACTGAACTCCATGGTCTCTCCTGCCATCTTCCCATCAAGGCTTGTTCCCATCTCCTGTTCCTCTACATGTCCAAACCTGCCATTATTTGGCTCCAGAGAACCTCGGAGCCAGTGATTTTCCCTCTCTGGGATCTGCTTATCCCAGGCACTAAGTCATGTACCAGAGGCTATGCCTTCCTTGCCCACTATCTTGGGTTTTCCCTCGGTCTTAGTAACACTGAACATCCTTCAGGCTGAAATGCCTAGGAGGGAATGACAAAAAGATTTTGCCATCCCTTCTCATGAATTTGTAGTGAAACGTCTTTTCATTAGAGCCTGAAATAtgtgaaagcaaaacaaagtttTGAGAGTGACGGTAACGTGTTCTGTAAAAAATTGGTCAGAATATTAAAGTGCATGGCACACAGTGTCATTGGGTAGAGGACCCAGGGACGGTCCTACATATGGAGGCTAGAAGCTGTTCCAGTCCCTCCTCTGTATCTAGACACACTGTTTTGGCTCCTTGAAGCTCTGGAATACTGATCTGGGCCCTGAGAGACCTGGGAATTGTTTGGTACAGAATATTTGGGAGAGAATATGATTCCCAGAGCTTTAAGATGGTTCTGTGCATCTGGACCACTGTGTATCCTTTAAAGTGCCGGGCACCCCTGGGCCCTCTAAGGAGAGAAGTTGAACAGCTCATTTCCTTGCTTCTTTATTTGGGGTGGCCTGGTGGGAGGCTGACCCAGTTCTTCAGCTGCACTATGTATACACATCTCAGTAGACCTCCCTCTGCAAGATGAGCATATTTAGTTTCTCACACATTGCCTCCACATTTTGACAACTCTAGGCATAATCAGATTGTCTGTTTTCTAAGTATGGGGACAAGAATAGGACTTGTGGTTTCTCTCTCTTAAAACTacttaggaagaacacccttAGAACATTGCCTAGAAAGTTAATAGGACTTAGAAAAGTGATACCAGTATATTatacacccccccacacacactttttttttttttcaaacgcTATAGGAATTTATATCATGAAAAGTGAATCTTCACCTCAGGCTCTGTGTAATTCCCTTCTCCATTACCAACTTTCTTGGGTATCCTCCCATGGTCCGGTACacgtttctgtgtgtgtgtgtatacacacacgttTAAACTAAATTCATCCTATACCTGCCTTTGTTCACTCTCTTGGCCATTGTTTCATATCCACACATTCTGATATGCACCTTCgttttggggacttccccggcggtccagtggttaaggctctgcacttccactgcagggggcacgggttcgaccccctggtcagggagctaagatcctgcaggccttgcggcacagccaaaaaaaaaaaccaaagttaatGCACCTTCCTTTTTCATGGCTATATAGTGGTCCATTGTTGTAGCTGGGCCACAGTCTGTGTAATCTGCACTCTGAAACATTTAGATGATGCTCAGTGTTCTGCTGTTCTAAAAACTGCTGTGATGGGCAACAGACAAGAATTTGGAGGGATTATGATCTTATAACAGCAGGTTAACAAAAGAGCCaggaagcaaaattttaaaagtta from Phocoena sinus isolate mPhoSin1 chromosome 13, mPhoSin1.pri, whole genome shotgun sequence encodes:
- the DNAJC5G gene encoding dnaJ homolog subfamily C member 5G → MAHVDEAARRLSKTGSTLYAVLELKKGASPEDVKKAYRRLALKYHPDKNPGDPQAAEIFKEINTAHSVLSDPKKRQIYNRHGSLGIYIYDHFGEEGVTYYFTLNSCWFKTLVLLCALLTCCCCCCCCCFCCGTLKPPPEEAAKKKYEPNVQNQPPRPGHREHFRRGEDNSSDDNY